The following are encoded together in the Bacillus sp. V2I10 genome:
- a CDS encoding formate--tetrahydrofolate ligase: MLKIKHKSDIEIAQEAPIKPIQEIIGGLDILEDEIDYYGKFKAKISLEFLDRVKMKPDGKVILVTAINPTPAGEGKSTVTVGLGQALNQLKKKAVIAIREPSLGPTMGIKGGAAGGGYSQVIPMEEINLHFTGDIHAITTANNALAALIDNHIHQGNECRIDPRRITWKRVMDLNDRALRNIVIGLGGPANGTPREDHFDITVASEIMAILCLASDLNDLSSRLSKIVIGFSYQREPVTVGNLGFEGALTLLLKDALKPNIVQTLEHTPAIIHGGPFANIAHGCNSLLGTKMAAKLGDYVVTEAGFGADLGAEKFLHIKTRAGEFSPAAVVIVATVRALKMHGGVPKDQLGISDKEAMLAGAENLAKHIESIEKFGLPYVVAVNRFVTDTQEETDALMKWCELHSHPAALTEVWEKGGAGGIKLAEKVLETIENTENHFDYLYDLNDSIKDKIEKVAKAVYGAKAVDFSSKALKQVKDFEQYGWSNLPICMAKTQYSLSDQPELLGRPKDFTLTIRELKPSIGAGFLVCLTGDIMTMPGLPKKPAALSMNVDEKGKAKGLF, translated from the coding sequence TATTACGGAAAATTTAAAGCGAAAATATCTTTGGAATTTTTAGATCGGGTTAAAATGAAACCTGACGGAAAAGTGATACTGGTGACGGCCATTAATCCCACTCCTGCAGGAGAAGGAAAATCAACTGTAACTGTCGGGCTTGGCCAGGCGCTTAATCAGCTTAAGAAAAAAGCCGTCATTGCTATAAGGGAGCCTTCACTTGGACCTACAATGGGAATCAAGGGAGGAGCTGCCGGAGGAGGGTACTCACAAGTCATACCCATGGAAGAAATCAACCTGCATTTCACAGGTGACATTCACGCAATCACAACAGCAAATAATGCGTTGGCAGCACTGATTGACAATCATATACATCAAGGCAATGAATGCCGGATCGATCCGAGAAGAATCACTTGGAAAAGGGTAATGGATTTAAATGACCGGGCACTTAGAAATATAGTAATCGGACTTGGAGGACCTGCAAATGGAACACCGCGCGAAGATCATTTTGACATCACGGTTGCATCTGAAATTATGGCCATTCTGTGTTTGGCATCTGATCTCAATGATTTAAGCAGCAGACTTTCTAAAATTGTGATTGGCTTTTCCTATCAGCGGGAACCTGTAACAGTCGGCAATTTGGGATTTGAAGGAGCTCTTACACTTTTATTAAAAGACGCCTTGAAACCGAATATTGTTCAAACGCTTGAACATACACCGGCCATTATCCACGGCGGGCCATTTGCTAATATCGCTCACGGCTGCAATAGCCTTCTGGGAACAAAAATGGCTGCAAAGCTTGGTGACTATGTTGTGACGGAAGCAGGATTTGGAGCGGATCTCGGCGCAGAGAAATTTCTGCATATTAAAACCCGTGCAGGAGAATTTTCACCTGCTGCAGTTGTCATTGTTGCAACTGTAAGGGCTTTAAAAATGCATGGCGGCGTCCCAAAAGACCAGCTTGGCATCTCAGACAAAGAGGCAATGCTTGCAGGTGCAGAGAATCTCGCGAAGCATATAGAATCGATTGAAAAATTCGGACTTCCTTATGTAGTAGCCGTTAATCGTTTTGTGACAGACACACAGGAAGAAACCGATGCTCTTATGAAGTGGTGTGAGCTTCATTCTCATCCTGCAGCTCTCACGGAGGTCTGGGAAAAAGGCGGTGCCGGAGGAATTAAGCTTGCAGAAAAAGTGCTTGAAACAATCGAGAACACAGAAAATCACTTTGATTACTTGTATGACTTAAATGACAGTATTAAGGACAAAATTGAAAAAGTTGCCAAAGCCGTTTATGGAGCTAAAGCCGTTGATTTTTCTTCAAAGGCATTGAAACAAGTAAAGGATTTTGAACAGTACGGTTGGTCAAATTTGCCGATTTGCATGGCGAAAACTCAATACTCCCTTTCTGACCAGCCTGAGCTTCTTGGCCGACCGAAGGATTTTACACTGACTATTCGTGAACTTAAGCCATCAATTGGCGCGGGGTTCCTGGTTTGTTTAACAGGAGATATTATGACAATGCCGGGGCTGCCGAAAAAACCCGCTGCGCTTTCGATGAATGTAGATGAAAAAGGGAAGGCAAAAGGGCTGTTTTAA
- a CDS encoding glutathione peroxidase: protein MSIFDIKIKTINGEEQSMSIYKGKVLVIVNTASKCGFTPQYKALQELYERYQYEGLEILGFPCNQFMSQEPGDEEEIKSFCQLNYGVTFPMFAKVDVNGSDAHPLFTHLTKEAPGLLGSKAVKWNFTKFLLDRHGKAVERFSPNTDPKEMEEKIQQLLKEEA from the coding sequence ATGAGTATATTTGATATAAAAATAAAAACCATTAACGGTGAAGAACAATCTATGAGTATTTATAAAGGCAAGGTTCTTGTCATTGTAAACACAGCCAGTAAATGCGGCTTCACTCCGCAATATAAGGCGCTGCAGGAGCTTTATGAACGCTATCAATACGAGGGGCTTGAAATCCTGGGCTTTCCGTGCAATCAGTTTATGAGCCAGGAGCCGGGAGACGAAGAAGAAATCAAAAGCTTTTGCCAATTGAATTACGGTGTAACCTTTCCAATGTTTGCAAAAGTTGATGTAAACGGCTCTGATGCACATCCTCTTTTTACACATTTAACAAAAGAAGCGCCTGGACTTTTAGGTTCAAAAGCTGTGAAGTGGAATTTTACGAAATTTCTCTTAGATCGACATGGAAAAGCAGTCGAAAGGTTTTCGCCTAATACGGATCCTAAGGAAATGGAAGAGAAAATTCAGCAATTGTTAAAAGAAGAAGCCTGA
- a CDS encoding amidohydrolase family protein, producing the protein MKIIDAHMHISNIQSFKHTAETLSFVDYSIAGLQKEYEEEGVVAAVAMGVTETKPGGFPDPDAKTPMGIDLDGPVPKEFFYCPGINPNKLNDQNLVLLEKSLQDPQTAGIKIYLGYYPYYAYDKVYGPVYELAKAYRLPVVFHTGDTYSERGLLKYSHPLTLDEVAVENRDIQFMMAHLGDPWVLDGAEVVNKNDNMFADLSGLIVGTEKDISDKKKTRFFDHLMHALSYCEHYEKLIFGTDWPLIGVKPFIDLYKEIIPEEHHENFFYKNALTLFPKLNTVLKEDS; encoded by the coding sequence ATGAAAATCATTGATGCTCATATGCATATCTCAAATATTCAAAGTTTTAAGCACACGGCTGAGACATTATCATTTGTCGACTATTCGATTGCCGGCCTGCAAAAAGAATATGAAGAAGAGGGTGTTGTCGCTGCAGTTGCCATGGGTGTAACAGAAACAAAGCCTGGGGGTTTTCCTGATCCCGATGCAAAAACGCCAATGGGAATTGATCTTGATGGTCCGGTTCCAAAAGAGTTTTTTTATTGTCCCGGTATAAATCCAAATAAATTGAATGATCAGAACCTGGTATTGCTTGAAAAATCGCTTCAGGATCCGCAGACTGCGGGAATTAAAATCTATTTAGGGTATTATCCTTATTACGCCTATGACAAAGTTTATGGGCCTGTATATGAGCTTGCAAAGGCATACCGGCTTCCAGTTGTCTTTCACACGGGAGATACATACTCAGAACGCGGACTATTAAAATACAGTCATCCGCTTACACTTGACGAAGTGGCAGTCGAAAACCGCGATATCCAGTTTATGATGGCGCATTTGGGAGATCCGTGGGTGCTGGACGGGGCAGAAGTTGTCAATAAAAATGACAATATGTTTGCAGATTTATCCGGACTGATTGTCGGCACAGAAAAGGATATTTCAGATAAAAAGAAAACAAGGTTTTTTGATCATCTGATGCATGCCTTATCATATTGTGAACACTATGAAAAGCTTATATTCGGTACGGACTGGCCATTAATTGGAGTCAAACCGTTTATAGATTTGTATAAAGAAATAATTCCTGAGGAGCATCACGAAAACTTTTTTTATAAGAATGCGCTGACATTATTTCCAAAATTAAATACTGTTTTAAAAGAGGATTCTTAA
- a CDS encoding DegV family protein: MRSKIAWVTDSTASIDAELKDHPDVFWVPMVICINDEEYLDGVNLQADDLYVLLKDSSNAITTSQPPPGAFIELYTKLAEDYDEIVSIHLSSLLSGTYTSAVQAAAEVDIPVTVVDSLTLSEPLTRLVKAAVKMHESGLKPDDIASKLKTLRENHRTYVLIGDLTRLHKSGRMSGTQYIILEVY, from the coding sequence ATGAGGAGCAAAATTGCATGGGTAACTGACAGCACCGCAAGCATAGATGCAGAGCTGAAAGATCATCCAGACGTCTTCTGGGTGCCGATGGTGATCTGCATAAATGATGAAGAATATCTTGACGGAGTAAATCTTCAGGCTGATGATCTATATGTTTTATTAAAGGATTCATCTAATGCCATCACTACCTCACAGCCGCCTCCAGGTGCATTTATTGAGCTGTATACTAAGCTTGCAGAGGACTATGATGAAATTGTTTCTATCCACTTATCCAGTTTGCTTAGCGGTACATATACTTCTGCTGTACAGGCTGCTGCTGAAGTAGACATTCCTGTAACTGTTGTCGATTCTCTGACATTATCAGAACCTTTGACAAGGCTGGTTAAGGCAGCGGTAAAAATGCATGAATCCGGGCTAAAACCTGATGATATTGCATCAAAGCTTAAAACGCTCCGTGAAAATCACCGCACATATGTCCTGATCGGCGATTTAACAAGGCTCCATAAGAGCGGCAGAATGTCAGGGACACAATATATTATCTTGGAAGTCTATTAA
- a CDS encoding DegV family protein: MESGKLTTAEKVRSEKKGFQYIINLIKEGNQNHSIHEIAILFSSKLDKSSKLYEVLQKEFPDIHIKLVPLCTTIGVHTGEDVVGVTWFEE; the protein is encoded by the coding sequence GTGGAATCAGGCAAGCTTACCACAGCAGAAAAAGTAAGATCAGAGAAAAAAGGGTTTCAGTATATTATCAATCTAATTAAAGAAGGAAATCAAAATCACTCCATTCATGAAATAGCAATTTTATTCAGCTCCAAACTCGACAAGTCTTCTAAACTGTATGAAGTCCTTCAAAAAGAATTTCCTGACATCCATATCAAACTTGTTCCGCTCTGTACAACAATTGGAGTTCATACAGGAGAGGATGTCGTGGGCGTGACATGGTTTGAAGAATAG
- a CDS encoding HD domain-containing protein — protein MKQIAENVEKFVKARLETEGTGHDWLHIDRVRRTALNLAKKYSCDLTIIELSALLHDLIDDKLSDDIRMKTDEVANLLREEGLDPDSIQEVLTIISTISFKGGKRRAVSSIEAQIVQDADRLDAMGAIGIARVFSYGGSKGNLIYDPAIPVRDSMTYEEYRTIKSTSINHFYEKLLKLKDLMNTEEGKMVALQRHQFMVDYLSQFFLEWEGPNRGL, from the coding sequence GTGAAACAAATAGCAGAAAATGTAGAAAAGTTTGTTAAAGCCCGCCTTGAAACAGAGGGGACGGGGCACGATTGGCTCCATATTGACAGAGTCCGCAGAACAGCTCTAAACCTTGCAAAAAAATACTCGTGTGATTTAACGATTATCGAACTATCCGCTTTATTGCATGATTTAATCGACGACAAACTGAGTGATGACATCCGGATGAAAACGGATGAGGTTGCAAATCTCTTGAGAGAAGAAGGACTCGATCCTGATTCGATTCAGGAAGTCCTGACCATTATTTCAACCATTTCCTTTAAAGGCGGAAAAAGGAGAGCGGTTTCTTCAATAGAAGCACAGATTGTCCAAGATGCAGACAGGCTGGATGCGATGGGCGCAATTGGCATAGCCAGAGTCTTCTCTTACGGAGGTTCAAAAGGAAATCTAATCTATGATCCTGCCATTCCAGTACGTGACAGCATGACCTACGAAGAATACCGTACAATTAAATCAACTTCAATCAATCATTTCTATGAAAAACTGCTGAAGCTCAAGGATTTAATGAATACGGAAGAAGGCAAAATGGTCGCGCTGCAGCGTCACCAGTTCATGGTCGACTACTTGTCTCAATTTTTTCTTGAATGGGAAGGACCAAACAGAGGGCTATAA
- a CDS encoding conserved virulence factor C family protein yields MNIKSIEPTPSPNTMKVILDEELPGGKSNNYKKETAEGAPQVIQEILKVEGVKGVYHVADFLAVERNAKFDWKEILPKVRAAFGESVEAGAENKPQINEHFGEVNVHIQMFSGIPMQVKLSDGETEKRFGLPERFQKAVLQAQQNADNVVLERKWKEQGVRYGDLDEIGKDVVEELQAAYSDERLTKMTEALLQKDKAEPVPARKSYEVTTSMLDEPDWTVRYAHLEQMNPKESDLPVLDKALNDEKASIRRLAAVYLGMIEEPAVLPYLYKALKDKSVTVRRTAGDCLSDIGDPSAMQEMMLALKDKNKLVRWRAAMFLYEVGDKSALEALKQAENDPEFEVSLQIKMAIERIEGGEEAKGSVWKQMTESRK; encoded by the coding sequence TTGAATATTAAATCGATTGAACCGACTCCAAGTCCAAATACGATGAAAGTTATTTTAGACGAAGAGCTGCCAGGCGGAAAAAGCAATAATTATAAAAAAGAAACTGCAGAAGGAGCGCCTCAAGTCATACAGGAAATCCTGAAAGTTGAAGGTGTAAAAGGTGTTTATCATGTTGCAGATTTCCTTGCTGTAGAGCGCAATGCGAAATTTGACTGGAAAGAAATTCTCCCTAAAGTCCGCGCTGCCTTTGGTGAAAGTGTTGAAGCGGGAGCAGAAAACAAACCTCAAATCAACGAACATTTTGGAGAAGTGAATGTGCACATTCAAATGTTCAGCGGAATCCCGATGCAGGTAAAGCTTTCGGACGGGGAGACTGAAAAAAGATTCGGATTGCCGGAACGCTTTCAAAAAGCCGTCCTGCAGGCACAGCAAAATGCAGATAACGTCGTTCTTGAAAGAAAGTGGAAAGAACAAGGCGTCAGATACGGAGATTTGGATGAAATCGGCAAGGATGTTGTTGAAGAGCTTCAGGCTGCGTACAGCGATGAACGGTTAACAAAAATGACAGAAGCACTACTGCAAAAAGATAAAGCAGAACCGGTTCCTGCCCGCAAATCGTATGAAGTTACCACGAGTATGCTTGATGAACCCGATTGGACTGTCCGGTATGCGCATCTGGAGCAGATGAACCCGAAAGAAAGTGATTTGCCCGTTTTAGACAAAGCGCTGAATGACGAGAAAGCGTCCATACGCAGACTTGCTGCTGTCTATTTAGGAATGATTGAGGAACCAGCTGTTCTTCCATACCTTTACAAAGCATTGAAAGATAAATCCGTAACGGTCCGCAGAACAGCGGGAGATTGTCTCTCAGACATTGGTGACCCAAGTGCCATGCAGGAAATGATGCTTGCCTTAAAGGATAAAAACAAGCTTGTCAGATGGAGAGCGGCCATGTTTTTATATGAGGTAGGCGATAAAAGTGCTCTGGAAGCCTTAAAACAAGCTGAAAATGACCCTGAGTTTGAAGTCAGCCTTCAAATCAAAATGGCGATCGAACGAATTGAAGGCGGAGAAGAAGCGAAAGGCTCTGTCTGGAAGCAAATGACGGAAAGCAGAAAGTAA
- a CDS encoding class I SAM-dependent methyltransferase, translating to MTHSPKAAFDKLAGIYERQVDQDSPYNTDYERPAMLSMIPEQLDGLAILDAGCSAGWYTKTFLEKGADVTAIDISPEMAKAARRRTGGAARIICHDLNQPLPFENHSFDMIVSSLTLHYCKDWFPIFKEFSRVLKPKGRLVFSTHHPFMDFKLFKCENYFEEVLLHDTWEKAGSSFEVSFYRKPMEKIVTETSRFFVIDELSEPRGTESFKKNHPANYEYVMTNPHFLIIKATSRKMED from the coding sequence ATGACACATTCCCCTAAGGCTGCATTTGATAAATTAGCCGGTATTTATGAACGGCAAGTAGATCAAGACAGCCCATACAATACGGATTACGAACGCCCTGCGATGCTAAGCATGATTCCAGAACAACTGGACGGCTTGGCTATCCTTGATGCTGGCTGTTCAGCAGGCTGGTATACAAAAACGTTTCTTGAAAAAGGCGCTGACGTAACAGCTATAGATATCAGCCCAGAAATGGCGAAGGCTGCAAGACGGAGAACGGGAGGCGCAGCCCGTATTATTTGTCATGATTTAAATCAGCCTCTTCCATTTGAAAATCATTCTTTTGATATGATTGTCAGTTCACTCACTCTGCATTACTGTAAAGACTGGTTTCCTATTTTTAAAGAGTTCAGCAGAGTACTGAAGCCAAAAGGGCGGCTTGTCTTTTCCACGCATCATCCATTTATGGATTTTAAACTTTTTAAATGTGAAAACTACTTTGAAGAAGTGCTGCTTCATGACACTTGGGAGAAAGCGGGTTCATCTTTTGAGGTCAGCTTTTACCGTAAACCGATGGAGAAAATTGTAACCGAAACAAGCCGTTTTTTTGTTATAGATGAACTGTCTGAACCAAGGGGTACAGAGAGCTTTAAGAAAAATCATCCAGCGAACTATGAATATGTTATGACAAACCCTCATTTTCTTATCATAAAAGCAACATCAAGAAAAATGGAAGATTAG
- the ilvD gene encoding dihydroxy-acid dehydratase, which produces MSKKDLRIKSKVISDDMKRMPNRAMLRAVGLKDEDFQKPMIGIASTWSEVTPCNIHIDKLAELSKKGASSAGGAALIFGTITVSDGISMGTEGMRYSLPSREVIADSIETVVGAENLDAFVAIGGCDKNMPGCMIAIARAEVPAVFVYGGTIKPGRLNDKDIDIVSAFEGVGKFNNGDIDSDGLHQIECHACPGAGSCGGMYTANTMASAIEAMGMSLPGSSSNPAESEFKENDCYEAGQAVYRMLEQDIYPKDIMTKKAFENAITVVMALGGSTNAILHLMAIAHSIDVDLSLEDFERIQRTVPHIADLKPSGKYVMQDLHEAGGVPAVMKLLLEHGLIHGDCLTVTGKTIAENLREQEGLREGQKVIYPLEQALRKDGPLVILKGNLSPSGAVAKVSGLKVTKMTGPAKVFDTEEEATEAVLTNEVVAGDVLIIRYEGPKGGPGMPEMLSLSSIIVGKGLGESVALLTDGRFSGGTHGLVVGHITPEAQVGGPIALVKSGDLITVDSDNRELRLHVSDEELAERRLTWSAPPLRKRGVLGKYARTVSCASQGAVTDAFEDVKESQKTH; this is translated from the coding sequence GTGAGCAAAAAAGATCTTAGAATCAAAAGTAAAGTAATCAGCGATGATATGAAACGAATGCCTAACCGCGCCATGCTTCGTGCGGTAGGACTTAAGGATGAGGACTTTCAAAAGCCGATGATCGGCATTGCCTCTACGTGGAGCGAAGTCACTCCTTGCAATATACATATTGATAAGCTTGCAGAGCTGTCTAAAAAAGGCGCCAGTTCAGCTGGTGGTGCAGCACTTATTTTCGGAACAATTACTGTTTCTGATGGTATCTCAATGGGAACCGAGGGTATGCGCTACTCTCTTCCAAGCCGTGAAGTCATTGCAGACTCGATTGAAACAGTTGTCGGAGCTGAGAATTTAGATGCCTTTGTTGCAATCGGAGGCTGTGACAAAAACATGCCGGGCTGTATGATCGCAATTGCGCGTGCCGAGGTTCCGGCTGTTTTCGTATACGGCGGAACGATTAAACCTGGAAGATTAAACGACAAAGACATTGATATCGTTTCTGCATTTGAAGGGGTAGGGAAATTTAATAACGGTGATATTGACAGCGACGGATTGCATCAGATTGAATGCCATGCCTGTCCTGGTGCGGGTTCCTGCGGAGGAATGTATACAGCAAATACGATGGCATCAGCTATTGAAGCAATGGGAATGAGCCTCCCTGGCAGCTCATCTAATCCTGCTGAATCAGAATTTAAAGAAAATGATTGCTATGAAGCAGGCCAGGCTGTTTATCGCATGCTTGAACAAGACATTTATCCAAAAGATATTATGACTAAAAAAGCATTTGAAAATGCTATCACAGTTGTTATGGCTCTCGGTGGATCAACAAATGCCATTCTTCATTTAATGGCTATTGCCCATTCCATTGATGTAGATCTATCTCTTGAGGACTTTGAGCGCATCCAAAGAACCGTTCCTCACATTGCTGATCTAAAACCAAGCGGAAAATACGTGATGCAGGATCTGCACGAAGCGGGTGGTGTGCCTGCTGTTATGAAGCTTTTGCTTGAGCATGGCTTGATTCATGGAGATTGTTTAACGGTAACAGGAAAAACAATTGCAGAAAATCTTAGAGAGCAGGAAGGCCTGAGAGAGGGTCAAAAAGTCATTTATCCCCTTGAGCAGGCATTAAGGAAAGATGGCCCGCTTGTTATTTTAAAAGGGAATTTATCTCCAAGCGGAGCAGTTGCCAAGGTTTCTGGTCTAAAAGTAACGAAAATGACAGGTCCAGCAAAAGTATTTGATACAGAAGAGGAAGCAACAGAAGCAGTATTAACAAATGAAGTAGTTGCAGGCGACGTTCTGATTATTCGCTACGAAGGGCCAAAGGGCGGTCCTGGAATGCCTGAGATGCTGTCTCTTTCCTCTATCATTGTAGGGAAGGGGTTAGGAGAGAGTGTTGCTCTTCTAACAGATGGCCGCTTCTCTGGAGGCACTCATGGCCTTGTTGTAGGCCACATCACTCCGGAAGCTCAAGTAGGCGGACCGATCGCTCTTGTGAAGTCAGGCGACTTAATTACGGTTGATAGTGATAACCGTGAGCTTCGTCTCCATGTTTCTGATGAAGAATTAGCAGAAAGAAGACTTACTTGGTCTGCTCCGCCGCTTAGAAAGCGCGGAGTATTAGGAAAATATGCAAGAACTGTTTCATGTGCTTCGCAGGGTGCAGTTACAGATGCATTTGAAGATGTTAAGGAATCGCAGAAAACACACTGA
- a CDS encoding BrxA/BrxB family bacilliredoxin produces the protein MSMAYEEYMRQMVKPMRAELTNAGFNELTTEEDVKEFMERAEGTTLVVVNSVCGCAAGLARPAATQAVMQAEHAPHNLVTVFAGQDKDATAAMREYFEGYEPSSPSMALLKGKDVVHFIPRHEIEGSSIEHIMENLLNAFEVNK, from the coding sequence ATGTCAATGGCATATGAAGAATACATGCGTCAAATGGTGAAGCCAATGCGCGCTGAGCTTACGAACGCAGGGTTTAACGAATTAACAACCGAAGAAGACGTAAAAGAATTTATGGAACGTGCTGAAGGTACGACATTGGTTGTTGTGAATTCTGTCTGCGGTTGTGCAGCAGGACTTGCAAGACCGGCTGCCACTCAGGCTGTTATGCAGGCTGAGCATGCACCACATAATCTTGTGACAGTTTTCGCTGGACAGGATAAAGATGCCACAGCTGCGATGAGAGAGTACTTTGAAGGCTATGAACCTTCATCTCCTTCTATGGCACTTCTTAAAGGAAAAGATGTGGTTCACTTTATTCCTCGTCACGAAATTGAAGGCAGCTCAATTGAACATATCATGGAAAATTTATTAAATGCATTTGAAGTTAATAAATAA
- a CDS encoding class I SAM-dependent methyltransferase, translated as MIVTTAGRTNLEMIKLAEEISSDLKAEYKARKKRSIAKMKEEYNSDVLVVGQNRLELHEAGNTDPFFFHPNSAMFRLKRLQKGESDPLIFASDLKEGDRFLDCTLGLGSDSIIASYAAGETGMITAAEANQLVAYLVEKGLSKWETGMAEFDKSMRRIQVVGMNHAEYLQSLDTNSYDVVYFDPMFEEQIDESHGIEHLRSLSVHQEITEDIIKEAKRVAKKRIVLKNHYKSASFEKLGFHVYKRKSAKFHFGVIEIKDS; from the coding sequence TTGATTGTAACAACAGCAGGCAGGACAAATCTTGAGATGATCAAACTCGCGGAAGAGATTTCTTCTGATTTAAAAGCTGAATATAAAGCCCGAAAAAAACGATCCATAGCCAAAATGAAGGAAGAATATAATTCGGATGTACTCGTCGTTGGGCAGAACCGGCTGGAACTCCATGAGGCAGGGAACACCGATCCTTTCTTCTTCCATCCTAATTCAGCCATGTTCCGTCTGAAACGATTGCAAAAAGGGGAGAGTGATCCTTTAATTTTTGCATCAGATTTAAAAGAAGGAGATCGTTTTTTAGATTGCACATTGGGACTTGGATCCGACAGTATAATAGCAAGCTACGCGGCTGGTGAAACAGGAATGATCACAGCAGCTGAAGCGAATCAACTCGTTGCTTACCTCGTTGAAAAAGGTCTCAGCAAATGGGAAACAGGAATGGCAGAATTTGATAAAAGTATGCGCAGAATCCAAGTTGTAGGAATGAATCATGCAGAATACTTACAATCCTTAGACACAAATTCATATGATGTTGTCTATTTTGACCCAATGTTTGAGGAGCAAATAGATGAATCACATGGGATCGAACACTTAAGGTCACTGAGTGTGCATCAGGAGATTACAGAAGACATTATCAAAGAAGCTAAACGGGTGGCTAAAAAAAGAATTGTTTTAAAAAACCACTACAAAAGTGCCTCTTTTGAAAAACTTGGCTTTCATGTTTATAAACGAAAATCAGCGAAATTCCATTTTGGTGTGATAGAAATAAAAGATTCGTGA
- a CDS encoding YuzL family protein, whose translation MSKRKSDPSKSQLGSPEVQGQGTTASETGRKQSSANKKQKQ comes from the coding sequence ATGTCAAAACGCAAGAGTGATCCATCAAAATCACAGCTTGGTTCTCCGGAAGTTCAAGGTCAGGGGACAACAGCAAGTGAAACAGGCCGCAAGCAATCTTCAGCAAATAAAAAGCAGAAACAGTAA
- a CDS encoding YpjP family protein translates to MNKWMRKTLVILFTIATFGLVAPPAALTVEEHSSEDSSAKLTNSDKHFFTDETAYWQQPKESSISTFVKAAEVQSFQKFGDRIGTVIEDEFRQIILPKIEEAIKQYVDEYSDEDIQDLAISKKPADGKGEKIFHLYNKQTGQDVLRFHVRRDHPPKQGYWFNFHYHTHHDSFQKHHELGSIYWNQNMPPNWMTH, encoded by the coding sequence ATGAACAAATGGATGCGGAAAACGCTTGTCATCTTATTTACTATTGCAACCTTCGGATTGGTCGCTCCTCCAGCTGCCCTCACAGTCGAGGAACATTCCTCTGAAGATTCATCTGCTAAATTAACCAACTCAGACAAACACTTTTTTACTGATGAAACCGCTTACTGGCAACAGCCTAAAGAGTCCTCCATCTCAACTTTTGTTAAAGCAGCCGAGGTTCAGTCCTTTCAAAAATTCGGAGACAGAATCGGAACCGTCATTGAGGATGAATTCAGGCAGATCATTCTTCCGAAAATAGAAGAAGCCATAAAACAATATGTTGATGAGTACTCTGATGAAGATATTCAGGATTTGGCCATTTCAAAAAAACCTGCAGACGGCAAAGGCGAGAAAATCTTTCACCTGTATAACAAACAGACAGGACAGGATGTACTTAGATTTCATGTCCGCCGCGATCATCCGCCAAAGCAGGGGTATTGGTTTAATTTTCATTATCATACGCACCACGATTCTTTTCAAAAGCATCATGAACTTGGCAGCATCTACTGGAATCAGAACATGCCGCCAAATTGGATGACACATTAA
- a CDS encoding phosphatidylglycerophosphatase A: MSKYTIDEMVKTTKEMLNDRGVTLEDIADIVMTLQRKYIPNITLEDCVENVEKVLNKREIVHAVLTGLALDQLAEQNLLPQPLQHLVETDEPLYGIDEIIPLSIVNVYGSIGLTNFGYLDKEKFGIIKALDEHSGNRVNTFLDDLVAALAAAAASRMAHRARDIADGRQTQATI; the protein is encoded by the coding sequence TTGAGTAAATACACAATCGATGAAATGGTAAAAACGACGAAAGAAATGCTGAATGACAGGGGTGTTACATTAGAGGATATCGCTGATATTGTGATGACACTTCAGCGAAAATACATCCCGAATATTACACTTGAAGATTGTGTTGAAAATGTAGAGAAGGTCCTTAATAAACGTGAAATTGTGCATGCCGTGCTGACTGGTCTTGCCCTTGATCAGCTTGCTGAACAAAACTTGCTTCCGCAGCCGCTGCAGCATCTTGTTGAAACAGATGAACCTCTTTATGGCATTGATGAAATCATTCCGCTTTCCATCGTAAATGTATATGGCTCTATCGGATTGACCAATTTCGGTTATTTGGATAAAGAAAAATTCGGAATCATCAAAGCTCTGGATGAACACAGCGGAAATCGCGTGAATACATTTCTTGATGACCTGGTTGCAGCACTTGCCGCTGCTGCAGCAAGCAGAATGGCACACCGGGCCCGGGATATTGCAGATGGCAGACAGACTCAGGCTACTATATAA